In a single window of the Phaeobacter sp. G2 genome:
- a CDS encoding ATP-binding protein translates to MASGAAAALLAVCSVVLVRIARNIPFAGQLSFVLTLAAMLWWLFTVVFDLASQSETCKVGWSLAAWPGIVLVPIAWTFFVFDYSMSKRRIRRPVRIMAYIGLPSLVSVIAVTNRWTHLLYGPDTRLVTEGGNSFVIFDHGPLFFAVAAILYIFLIAALGLLTFVFLKAKKVIRPFMGALIIITAAPVAANLAYIGWGVTVFGFDPTPFTFAVSLIALSWLLVNNSMMDTAAQGRLLMFYATQDPVILVDAGGHFVSANPAAKDFFIHQLPKHGATLEHLDGIGPLLKDLIEDGDINSAAPIRIGGRVFDPRAVPIDSPIQSQIPLLGWSISLVDITERERSAEALREALAHAESANRAKTHFLANVSHEIRTPLNGVLGMAAVLSETALDEEQREFLQAIEDSGQILLTTIGDVLDLSKIEAGKMTLENRPFALRVALEGARALFSAKANEKGLSLSVEIHEDLPKAIIGDDHRFRQVLHNLVSNAVKFTQTGSVTLTAEPADDGALLLVRVSDTGPGVSREARDTIFQPFQQADGSDARKFGGTGLGLSISRQLCHLMGGSLQLATGVEQGATFEIRLPLLPATDEPKAETQPVLRSASAPEPTAVDVLVVDDNKTNRLILQKFLSSVCRVQSVSSGPEAIDLAHSFAFDVILMDIQMPEMDGVETTQKIRCIEQEIGREPSFIVAVTANAMPEQLNHYLSAGMDEVLAKPVSKEPLLSLIRGL, encoded by the coding sequence TTGGCTTCCGGCGCCGCTGCTGCTTTGTTGGCGGTCTGCTCCGTTGTTCTGGTCCGGATTGCACGAAATATTCCCTTTGCCGGTCAGCTCTCCTTTGTTCTGACCTTGGCAGCGATGCTGTGGTGGCTATTCACTGTGGTATTCGATTTGGCTTCGCAAAGCGAAACCTGCAAAGTCGGGTGGTCCTTGGCTGCCTGGCCTGGAATCGTACTGGTGCCTATCGCGTGGACATTCTTTGTCTTCGACTACTCGATGAGCAAGCGCCGGATCCGCCGACCGGTCCGGATTATGGCCTACATTGGCCTGCCAAGCCTGGTAAGCGTTATCGCCGTTACAAACCGCTGGACGCACCTGCTTTATGGCCCAGACACCCGGCTTGTGACAGAGGGCGGCAATAGCTTCGTGATATTTGACCACGGACCGCTCTTCTTTGCGGTTGCCGCGATCCTATACATATTTCTGATTGCCGCTTTGGGCCTGCTTACTTTCGTTTTTCTCAAGGCGAAAAAAGTCATCCGCCCCTTCATGGGCGCCTTGATCATCATCACGGCAGCTCCGGTGGCGGCCAATCTGGCTTATATCGGCTGGGGTGTGACGGTTTTTGGCTTCGACCCGACGCCGTTTACATTTGCAGTTTCACTCATCGCTTTGAGCTGGCTGCTTGTGAACAATTCGATGATGGATACGGCTGCCCAGGGTCGGCTTCTTATGTTCTACGCCACCCAGGATCCCGTGATCCTAGTGGATGCGGGCGGTCATTTTGTCAGTGCCAATCCTGCAGCCAAAGATTTTTTCATCCATCAGCTTCCGAAACATGGCGCAACTCTTGAACACTTGGACGGAATCGGGCCGCTGCTGAAAGATCTCATAGAAGATGGAGATATCAATAGCGCTGCACCGATCAGGATTGGTGGACGTGTCTTTGACCCACGCGCGGTTCCGATTGACAGCCCGATCCAGTCCCAGATTCCCCTGCTGGGCTGGTCCATCTCACTGGTCGACATCACGGAAAGAGAACGCTCCGCCGAGGCTCTTCGTGAAGCACTGGCGCATGCCGAATCCGCCAACCGCGCGAAGACGCACTTCCTTGCCAATGTCAGCCATGAAATCCGTACACCACTCAATGGTGTGCTTGGAATGGCGGCAGTCCTGAGCGAAACCGCGTTAGATGAAGAACAGCGCGAATTTCTCCAGGCCATCGAAGATTCGGGTCAGATCTTGCTTACGACGATTGGGGATGTCCTTGATCTGTCAAAGATCGAAGCCGGAAAGATGACGCTGGAAAACAGACCATTCGCGCTCCGGGTTGCGCTGGAAGGAGCGCGTGCTCTCTTTTCCGCAAAGGCCAACGAAAAGGGGTTAAGCCTCAGTGTAGAAATACACGAAGATTTGCCAAAGGCCATTATTGGCGACGATCACCGGTTTCGTCAGGTGCTGCACAACCTCGTATCCAACGCGGTCAAATTCACCCAAACCGGCAGCGTCACGCTCACTGCAGAGCCCGCAGATGACGGCGCGCTCCTGCTGGTTCGTGTCAGCGACACAGGACCAGGCGTATCACGGGAAGCCCGGGACACGATCTTTCAACCCTTCCAGCAGGCGGATGGCAGCGATGCCCGCAAATTCGGCGGTACAGGTCTTGGGCTTTCGATATCTCGACAGCTTTGCCATCTGATGGGGGGCAGCCTACAATTGGCAACCGGCGTTGAGCAGGGGGCAACCTTCGAAATAAGACTGCCGCTGTTGCCGGCCACCGATGAACCGAAGGCAGAAACGCAGCCCGTCTTGCGGTCGGCTTCGGCTCCGGAACCTACGGCCGTGGATGTCCTAGTGGTCGATGACAACAAGACGAACAGGCTGATCCTACAGAAGTTTCTTTCTTCCGTATGTCGGGTCCAATCCGTCTCCAGCGGACCTGAGGCAATCGACCTGGCGCACTCATTTGCTTTCGATGTCATCTTGATGGACATTCAGATGCCGGAAATGGACGGTGTGGAAACCACGCAGAAAATCCGCTGCATTGAACAGGAGATTGGCCGTGAGCCAAGTTTCATTGTGGCCGTGACCGCGAACGCTATGCCGGAGCAGCTGAACCACTACCTGTCAGCGGGCATGGATGAGGTGCTGGCAAAGCCGGTGTCGAAAGAACCTTTGCTCTCTCTTATCAGAGGTTTATGA
- the xylB gene encoding xylulokinase, which yields MTYLGLDLGTSGVKALLIDGRQTVLAEGSCALTVERPHPKWSEQSPTSWIAACEAAIDQVRALAPTAFAALRSIGVSGHMHGATLLGDDDQALRPAILWNDGRAHWECAELESRADFRGIGGNIVMAGFTAPKLRWVKKNEPEIFGKTRKVLLPKDYVNLWLTGEHISEMSDAAGTLWLDVAKRDWSDDLLAATDLTRQHMPRLVEGSAHAGDLRPELAARWGVGAVSIAGGAGDNAATACGLGAVTPGQGFLSLGTSGVLFTVTDQFATNTDNAVHSFCHAIPDSWHQMGVILSATDGLAWFGQITNKTPAELTSMVTGVTKPSPITFLPYLSGERTPHNAPDATAAFLGIRRDHTLTDMVQGVMEGVGYAFADCCSALGKSGSLPQTVIVAGGGSQSQTWLQMIADITGLTLKVPDSGAQGAALGAARLAILARGDGNVSDVLFAPRTHKQIEPDPGLTLAYADSLKAFRDAW from the coding sequence ATGACATATCTTGGTTTGGATTTGGGGACATCTGGCGTCAAGGCGCTGCTGATTGATGGGCGCCAAACGGTACTTGCTGAAGGCAGTTGCGCCCTCACAGTTGAACGCCCCCACCCCAAGTGGAGTGAGCAAAGCCCGACCTCGTGGATTGCAGCCTGTGAAGCTGCAATTGACCAGGTTCGTGCGCTGGCACCAACCGCATTTGCGGCACTGCGTAGCATCGGCGTTTCCGGTCATATGCACGGGGCGACATTGCTTGGGGACGATGATCAGGCGTTGCGACCGGCAATCTTATGGAACGACGGGCGGGCGCATTGGGAATGTGCAGAGCTTGAATCCCGGGCAGATTTTCGCGGCATTGGCGGCAATATTGTTATGGCGGGCTTCACCGCGCCCAAATTGCGTTGGGTGAAAAAGAATGAACCCGAGATTTTTGGTAAGACCCGCAAGGTTTTATTACCAAAAGACTATGTGAACCTGTGGCTGACTGGCGAACACATCTCCGAAATGTCTGACGCCGCAGGAACACTCTGGCTGGACGTTGCAAAGCGCGATTGGTCAGATGATCTCTTGGCAGCGACGGATCTGACACGGCAACATATGCCCCGTTTGGTCGAAGGCAGCGCTCATGCAGGTGATTTACGGCCAGAATTAGCGGCACGCTGGGGCGTTGGCGCTGTATCCATCGCAGGTGGTGCTGGCGACAACGCCGCCACCGCCTGCGGATTGGGCGCAGTCACGCCTGGACAGGGGTTTCTCTCCTTGGGAACTTCTGGTGTTCTGTTCACCGTCACAGATCAATTTGCTACCAATACGGACAATGCAGTCCACAGCTTTTGCCATGCCATACCAGATAGTTGGCATCAAATGGGTGTTATTTTATCAGCAACGGACGGGCTGGCCTGGTTCGGCCAGATCACCAACAAAACGCCTGCAGAACTGACCTCCATGGTCACGGGGGTGACCAAGCCATCGCCAATCACCTTCCTGCCGTATCTGTCTGGTGAACGGACACCGCACAATGCCCCCGATGCCACCGCTGCGTTCCTTGGCATTCGCCGCGACCACACTTTGACGGACATGGTCCAAGGGGTCATGGAAGGCGTTGGATATGCTTTTGCCGATTGTTGCAGCGCACTCGGCAAAAGCGGATCGTTACCGCAAACTGTGATCGTTGCAGGCGGCGGCAGCCAGTCGCAGACATGGTTGCAGATGATCGCAGATATTACCGGTCTCACGCTGAAGGTGCCCGACAGCGGTGCACAAGGCGCAGCCTTGGGAGCTGCCAGACTGGCGATATTGGCCCGTGGTGATGGAAACGTTTCTGATGTTCTTTTTGCCCCCCGAACGCACAAACAGATTGAGCCCGATCCTGGGTTGACACTGGCCTACGCAGATAGCCTGAAAGCGTTTCGCGACGCTTGGTAA